The stretch of DNA ATAACTTGTGTTGtaatcattaaagggcaattcAAAAGTGGGGAATAGCAATTCTTCGAGGGACAAGGGAGGGTGACAACAAGAAGTTGATCGTGCACAATTAGGGATCAAAATTTCATGGgttcatcatcatcatttgcaTTGGGTCTTCTTCCTTTGCTTAATTTATTGTGGATGTTAAGCATGTTTCGGGTACCTTTGTTTTGTCCGTTACTTGAGACCTGAAGTCATGCTTTGTAGGCTGTTTGGGATGTTCTTCAGTAATGGATAATGGCTTATAGGTGAGAGGATCGACCCCCCTTTCCATAGTTTTACTTGATGTGAGTATTCTAATGGTTCTTATCTCTTTATTGATTCTTCCAAGAAGATGACAAGCTATCTTAAACCATTTGTTGCCAAGTTGAGCATCAAGATCAATCACCACTTCCATTTCATATTCAGACAAAAGTCCTATTTCCAAGTCTAGTTTAAAATAATGTGTCTAACTCAATCTGCAATTCTTTCCAGACCTGAACAGTCGTATAATATAGGAGCTCACCCAATCTATAACAGAGGGAACACCTCATCCAAATAAGCTACTTTGCCAAACAACATAGAACCACCATTTCTATAAGGTCTAAGCTACTGCTTTGATTGATACATGTCTCTTGCATGCATAACATGTGTACAAGTGCCAAGTCACACCAACCCCACTTGAGCGTCCCCTTAATAAGACAACGGAGTATAGACCTCCCAATCACATCCAAGTGCACGTGTTGGAGGCCCATTACGACTCAACTAGTTGCTTTCACTAGCAAGACACCTGTCCCAAGAGAATCACTCTAAGGTATGTAAACCTTCATCGTTGACCATATTCAACTAAGACAAAAAGACTCCACTAGAACTTTACACACACTCCTATAACCTTGGACCTTTCTCCTTAATCACCAAAGCTATACTCATCAGCTCTTGACACCACAATGCGAACAATCATCAACCACCATTACTAGGTGAGAGTAATTGGTTTTTAGTTGGATTGGTCGATTTTCATGACTTATCCGCCTTAACCAACCACCGCCAAATTTACATAGGACCTTTCTCCTTAATCACCAAAGCTATACTCATCGGCTCTTGACACCACAATGCAAACAATCATCAACCACCATTAACAGGGGAGAATACTTGGTTGTTAGTTAGTTTGGTCGATTTTCCTGACTTATCCGACTTAACCGACCACCGCCAAATTTAACCAACTAACCAACTACCATAGGTCTTAATTAACCTAACTGAACCGACATAACATCAGTTAGTTCAATCAATTAATAGAATTTTATTTGCTATATTTcactaactaaattaattaaaaatgagttTAATTTCTATTAATCAAGAAATGAAATAATTCTTTATTACAAAGATATAATTTTGCACAGGTAAAATTAGCTTTGAGTTTTTTACTTTTAGTTAATGTTTTTGTTgggtttaatttaaatatatatcataattgGATTGGGTTTGGTTTGGTTAAAATAATTGGGTTGGGTTAAtttaaactatatatattatagatatatttaaaatatattaaaataatattaaccaAACCCTAAATCTATTTAGCCAAAATAACTGACTTAACCAAATGTGTCAATTAAGCCAGTTTGCACCAACTCTTACTTACCCCTAACTATTACCTAAATTGTGTATCAACaatgaaattgattatttttaatgtaatataaaattaaaataatgaagaCAAATATGTTCAATATAAACTTTAACTTTTCTTTATTGCACAAGCTCCTAAACTAGTGGCAATGACTTACGTGGTTTCAAGTTTGTTGGCACCATGTTCAACATTCAAACCCTGTGTGCAAACTGATCCCACAGTGTAGAGTTTGTATACTTGTTTCGGTACccaaaaaaaatctttatttatcaaataaattcgtttgcttcttaaaattaatgaagaattaaaaccctaaacataAAGCTATTCATAATAAACttaactctcttttttttctgtttatttaaaattaatccataacaaaatcatttaacaaaataaaaattctttgGTGAAGAATTCAAATATAGCAAAGTTCCAGAGTATAGGAAGGTACCTCTTCCTTTTTGCCTTTGCCTTTAGTGAAGAACTTGTATCCACTAAAGAAAAGCAGACCCCAACCAGTTAAAGAGACGATAACAAACTGCACAACCATACCAAAAAAATGTCAATACAGTTCAATATTTACGCCTACTCTAATTTCCCTTAATTTATATTCTAGTCGACATGCATTACACTGATTGAGAAACAGTGCCTATGAAGTATGAATATGTACACAATAAGATAAGatattgagtgaaaaaaaaaagatcgaGTAACttcaaatgaataaaatgtagCATTGACCACTGTGAGGACTTGAATTAGGTAAacaaaaccaaatcaaaatacCCCAATTCCCAAATCTGCAAAGTGAAACaacaggaaaaaaaaagaatcttGAAACTAGGGTATTAAAATGAAGGGGAAGTAAACAAACTAACATGTTCTTCCTTCCATTTAGATGGGCTCATTGGGTCTTGCCAAAAATTAACCTTTGGAGGTCCATGGTGATCTGCAAAAGAAAACTTGTAAGATCCTATAGTTTCAAGTTTCATCTAGGATCTAAGGTGAAATGAGATTAAAACTGAAGTGGAATCGAGAGACGAATTTTACCTCTATtggttataaatatatatatatttaaaaaaaaggtaaatggaGAATACCTGCGGCGCCGGCAAGACCACGGCGAGGAATGAGAGAAGCGGGTTGAGATGGAAGGGGTGTTCGAGCTAGAGTAGCTGCTCTACGAGCTGCAACCGCCGCCAAAGTAGCCATCTTCCGTGGGTTATTTCTTTAGAAGGAATCGATGATGTTTTGTTTTTACAAGGGAAATGGGAGAGAGAAGAGACGACTAGAAACTTGAAGAAATTAGCTATTGTAAAGTTGAAATGGAACTGAAACGGTATCGTTTCGTTTGTCAATCATTCCttcgatttaaaaaaatgaatttttttataaataaaataattacacatTAATCATCGTATGCAAATCTGGATGCAGAATTCTCTCTTCATAATTAATCTTATAACAGCTTGATTTTTTAgtgatgtcgaaaatagtggttcgagaccaccaaatctggtgagtaagctcgtaaatattattatttaatatttacaagtcaaatagggttttaaaaaattttttgaattagtaatttatgttttataatgaattattaggttcaagtggtaaaaCTCTAggtcaaatggttttagaaaGTGAAATATCGggatctcgtttctataaaccgaactataaataattttataaatatttacggagtacCATTAAAGtaatattaaagttttgttgaaaaattttaacatttcaatagttaattaattaaaaaaaactaaattgataaaggtacaaaacttactaattataataattaagtgactaaatgacttaattaataaatgagggaggacttaaGAAACAATTCTGCCTAAGTTAAAAGATGAGGCGGTATAAggagaaaaaaaagttaataaagtCAATTAACGGCAAATTTGTAATATTACTGaaattaaatcaaacaaattgAAATTGAAGATATTTTATGTAATTCTTCTTCAATTTTGGTTCAAACAGACATAGAGAGAGTTTCTTAAGCTGGTTTTACCTATTTTTGCTTTATGTgagtttaatttctattttttttaatttttatatttttgagattgttacaattaggtccaactaaatcttaccttagttttttattttattaaaacttttggaagtttctattgatgaatattagatgtttttgatgaataacaTAGATTTAGAGCCTTGATTGTgctgtatgatgattttataaagtgatttttttaaatattgattttagaattaaattgtgaaaatgttaaaatattagggtttgatagtgaatttttggTTTATTAGGGGCTGTATAATGGAGtagaatattttaataaattattgattgaggaaaattagttaatttgatagattgattaattaattaaaggattatattgcaaaaaaaaaaaattgtagaagtttggggtaattgtgtaaattcaaaaaaaataaataaaagggtattaattgtgaagtgaattgaaAGGGAAATttatgctaatgaatgagtaattttatattttagatcaagatcccatAGATActcataaaaaaggaaaaatagcagaatagtccttgaacttctacaattattataattcaatccaggtaagttcgtacggttaaactttaatatttgtataaattgatggttggtattaagcatatattttattGTTGGAAATAATTTATTGTTCGAATTGtaatattgaattggatattTGATTTGAATGGAACGCAAGATTTGAGTATATTCGTGATTCGGCGTATGACAGTATTGGAGGAAGATATCgaaaaattacccaagtaaactggagttcaacatttgttgcgaactctcgtgttttactttctgtttagcttttatgagcttctgttcagcttttacgagcttctgttcaactcttatgagtttctgttcagctcttatgagtttctgttcagctcttacgagcttctgttcagcttttAAGCTTCTGTCGGCTCATTTGGGAGGCCCAACTCTTATAAGCTTCTATtaacgatgtactcttatccgtcaGTCGTTCTTCGAATGAAAGAATTTCAATAAGGTGATTTATCGAATTTTGAAagacatgttaattatttttgtatcaaTTTGAAGACGGATGTATTTATTGATTGAAGTTGTGATTGACAGGGAATTAtcttgaataattttattatttaatttattatagttagttcggtaagatttttatttatcccgccgaacttactaagcttcattaagcttattcATGTTGTTTAATGTCCTTGTGATTTTCGAAAGGTTGGACGATTGAATCAgtactcaagtcacactatccagcttgtTCTGGTGGTTTTTGAAACATTcaatatggtttatatggcatgtatagactttTATGTGGTTTTAGTCAAGGTTTGGCTTGTGTAAATATTATGATTGATATTTTGTTTAAATAACCAACTTATGAGAATGAAGTATATTGTGATATGAGTATgagtgatatatgtatgtatgcatgtatttgAATTATAGTGAACTTTAGTAACTAGATTAGGTAAAATTAATTAGGTAAGTTTAGACATTTTTTTAGTTTAACATTTAAGGGACCTAATATCATATTTGGTTATATGTGGTGATAATGCTTGTTTACGACTTGATTTTAGTTTGTGTTGAACGCATTGatatggcttgttgatgtgtGATTTGTTGAGGCTAGGTTGGTaacaatttgggtgagaaatgtggcttggaaaatggtctattttcgtccacacgggtagagacacgagcgtgtgtctctgccatgtgtgacatacggccatgtgacccaagtcagagggttacacgggtaaggacacgggctgggacacggccgtgtgtccctatttcgaaagcccacacggcctgagacacgggcgtgtctattgaccgtgtgagtcacacggcctggccacacggtcgtgtcctctgcatctttgaaaaatttttaatgatttctaaaaaattctttcagtactcgatttagtcccgacttatttctaatgcgtattttgggcctcgagggctcgcataagggacaatatgtttgattttttattgGTTTCTGACATTAATGTTAAATGATGTGAAGTGTCtgtttattttatatgtaaactctggtaatgctccgtaaccctgttccggtgacggatatgggtta from Gossypium hirsutum isolate 1008001.06 chromosome D04, Gossypium_hirsutum_v2.1, whole genome shotgun sequence encodes:
- the LOC107898939 gene encoding uncharacterized protein, with product MATLAAVAARRAATLARTPLPSQPASLIPRRGLAGAADHHGPPKVNFWQDPMSPSKWKEEHFVIVSLTGWGLLFFSGYKFFTKGKGKKEENAVEATH